The following are from one region of the Thermomicrobiales bacterium genome:
- a CDS encoding adenylate/guanylate cyclase domain-containing protein, whose product MSSPITFLFTDIEGSSRLWNRYPETMADAVPRQEALLRDAVERHGGTVFKTVGDGVYAVFADAPSSIRAAVAGQRLLLSQHWPGMVDGDDLLVRVAIHTGEADTHDGDYFGPTLNRLSRTLAAGHGGQILCTHETVLACGDAWPEGIERRDLGERALRDVVGSGRIFQIVARELPEQFPPLATLDLRTHNLPRWPTSMVGREADAARLRALLRSREHRMISVLGTGGVGKTRLATEVAAQLLDEFQDGIRFVDLSPLRANEQVLDAIVQVAGAADPLVSPRNALLDWLHGRQLLLVLDNCEQVIEGVAEICSAIVQSAPDVTILATSRAPVRIRGERRIALEPLSLPDDPQTSPAVALFAQRARDVRASFALEHDNAEAIAEICRSVDGLPLAIELAAAWVRMLSPEALQHRLQESRALLRDGPRDLPDRQRTLANTIAWSYDLLEPEDQRAFRRLAVFHGGIAVDAAAAVIWNEGISDPLWALNRLDALVQANLLQVSPDATGEPRFLMLQTIQEFAIDTLREIGEWDDAALAHAAFFSDLAREARPHHRTADSARWLDRLDREFENLQAAVDEQAATPAGLRLVIDLAGFLDQRRTVLQARSWLERAYRPEGSYPPELEAEALFYLGNTWFSDPAVAATFYRRAIAIADESGNPALRVRSVAALSTVAALSGNYATARAMANDVLAAGRAKDDPQIVALGYARLAYTACESGDEQAAIDACREWRAHAERSNDATGDAWGWLIEGRSHRRLGDRPSAESAYDHALARFSQTGDAEAVGLCFLEQGLLLLDTAPEQARPRFERAFSALVTCFDTYTVLSLLEGAARLLVFEETWDAAAECIGAAQQLREQSGIASNGRERAALDRAIDRLLVKLGPGEFAAGLARGRDRSPRALIEQFDAIELPRPVP is encoded by the coding sequence ATGTCGTCGCCAATCACCTTCCTCTTCACAGACATCGAAGGCAGCTCTCGGCTCTGGAACCGATATCCAGAGACCATGGCGGATGCGGTGCCGCGGCAGGAAGCGCTTCTGCGCGACGCGGTCGAACGGCATGGCGGAACGGTCTTCAAGACCGTGGGCGATGGGGTCTATGCCGTTTTTGCCGACGCGCCCAGCAGCATCCGCGCAGCGGTTGCCGGGCAACGTCTTCTGCTGTCGCAGCATTGGCCGGGTATGGTCGACGGTGACGACCTGCTGGTCAGGGTGGCGATCCATACCGGGGAGGCGGACACCCACGATGGCGACTACTTCGGCCCCACACTCAACCGGCTGAGCCGCACGCTCGCCGCCGGGCACGGAGGGCAGATTCTCTGCACGCACGAGACCGTCCTGGCCTGTGGGGACGCCTGGCCGGAGGGTATCGAGCGGCGCGATCTGGGCGAGCGCGCCCTGCGGGATGTGGTAGGCAGCGGCCGAATTTTTCAGATCGTCGCCCGTGAGCTGCCCGAGCAGTTCCCGCCGCTTGCCACGCTCGACCTCCGCACGCACAACCTTCCACGCTGGCCAACGTCCATGGTCGGGAGAGAAGCCGACGCCGCTCGCCTGCGCGCGCTGCTCCGGTCGCGCGAGCATCGGATGATATCGGTGCTGGGAACCGGAGGGGTGGGCAAGACCCGCCTCGCCACCGAGGTTGCGGCGCAACTCCTGGACGAGTTCCAGGACGGGATCCGCTTTGTCGATCTCTCGCCGCTCCGGGCGAATGAGCAGGTGCTCGACGCGATCGTGCAGGTTGCCGGCGCGGCCGATCCGCTCGTCTCGCCGCGCAATGCGCTGCTCGACTGGTTGCACGGACGGCAGTTGCTGCTGGTGCTCGACAACTGCGAGCAAGTGATCGAGGGCGTGGCCGAGATCTGCAGCGCCATTGTGCAATCCGCGCCAGATGTGACCATTCTCGCCACCAGCCGGGCGCCGGTACGCATCCGGGGCGAGCGCCGGATCGCGCTGGAACCGCTCTCGTTGCCAGACGATCCGCAGACCAGCCCGGCGGTGGCGCTGTTCGCCCAACGCGCGCGCGACGTGCGCGCATCGTTCGCGCTCGAGCATGACAACGCCGAGGCGATCGCCGAGATTTGCCGCTCGGTCGACGGACTGCCACTGGCCATCGAGTTGGCGGCAGCCTGGGTGCGCATGCTTTCACCCGAGGCCCTGCAACACCGGTTGCAGGAGAGCCGCGCGCTCCTGCGCGACGGTCCGCGCGATCTCCCGGATCGCCAGCGAACCCTGGCCAACACCATCGCCTGGAGCTACGACCTGCTGGAACCCGAAGACCAACGCGCGTTTCGCCGTCTGGCGGTCTTTCATGGAGGCATTGCGGTCGATGCGGCCGCGGCCGTCATCTGGAACGAGGGCATTTCCGATCCCCTTTGGGCCTTGAACCGGCTAGACGCGCTGGTGCAGGCCAATCTCCTGCAGGTCTCGCCCGATGCCACCGGCGAGCCGCGGTTCCTGATGCTGCAAACCATCCAGGAGTTTGCGATCGACACGTTGCGGGAAATCGGGGAATGGGACGATGCTGCCCTGGCGCATGCGGCCTTCTTCTCAGATCTGGCCAGAGAAGCGCGCCCGCACCACCGCACTGCCGATTCGGCGCGCTGGCTCGACCGGCTCGATCGGGAATTCGAGAACCTGCAGGCCGCGGTCGACGAGCAGGCCGCGACTCCGGCCGGTCTGCGGCTGGTGATCGATCTGGCAGGCTTTCTCGATCAGCGGAGGACGGTGCTCCAGGCGCGGTCATGGCTCGAACGCGCCTACCGGCCAGAAGGATCCTATCCTCCCGAGCTCGAGGCCGAAGCGCTCTTCTATCTGGGCAATACCTGGTTCAGCGATCCGGCAGTAGCCGCCACGTTCTACCGCCGGGCAATCGCCATTGCCGACGAAAGCGGGAATCCGGCTCTGCGGGTGCGATCGGTGGCCGCGCTCAGCACGGTTGCCGCGCTGAGTGGAAACTATGCAACCGCCCGCGCCATGGCAAACGATGTGCTGGCAGCCGGGAGAGCGAAAGACGATCCCCAGATCGTCGCGCTCGGCTACGCCAGACTCGCCTACACGGCCTGCGAATCTGGCGATGAGCAAGCAGCCATCGATGCCTGCCGGGAATGGCGCGCCCATGCCGAACGCTCCAACGATGCCACTGGCGACGCCTGGGGATGGCTGATCGAAGGGCGGTCACACCGCCGGTTGGGAGATCGGCCATCGGCGGAGTCTGCTTATGACCATGCGCTTGCACGCTTCTCGCAAACGGGCGATGCCGAGGCCGTTGGTCTTTGCTTTCTGGAACAGGGATTGCTCCTGCTGGACACCGCGCCGGAACAGGCACGTCCACGCTTCGAGCGCGCATTTTCCGCGCTCGTGACCTGTTTCGATACCTACACCGTGCTCTCCCTGCTGGAAGGAGCCGCACGCCTGCTCGTATTCGAGGAAACCTGGGACGCCGCGGCCGAATGCATCGGCGCCGCGCAACAACTGCGCGAGCAATCGGGCATTGCCAGCAACGGCCGGGAGCGCGCCGCGCTCGACCGCGCGATCGACCGGCTTCTGGTCAAGCTCGGTCCTGGCGAGTTCGCAGCCGGGCTCGCCCGTGGCCGGGATCGCTCGCCCCGCGCGCTCATCGAGCAGTTCGATGCGATCGAACTCCCCAGACCCGTGCCGTGA
- a CDS encoding metal-sensitive transcriptional regulator: MQTETNGSHAQHEGHQHAPSYEMDKARILARLKRLEGQVRGVQKMVEEDKYCVDVLTQISAIVAGLRATGLLVLEDHIRGCVIGSDPSQQEETLDELMSAIERFNRSVS, encoded by the coding sequence ATGCAGACCGAAACAAATGGATCCCACGCGCAGCACGAAGGGCATCAGCACGCGCCTTCCTATGAAATGGACAAGGCCCGGATCCTGGCCCGGCTGAAACGGCTGGAGGGACAGGTGCGCGGCGTGCAGAAGATGGTGGAAGAGGACAAGTACTGCGTCGATGTCCTCACCCAGATCTCGGCCATCGTCGCCGGGTTGCGCGCCACCGGCTTGCTCGTGCTGGAAGACCATATACGCGGCTGCGTCATCGGCAGCGATCCCTCCCAACAGGAAGAAACCCTCGACGAGCTGATGTCCGCCATCGAGCGCTTCAACCGCAGCGTGAGCTAG
- a CDS encoding glycosyl hydrolase, giving the protein MIETSISRRTVVRTLPTLLALGTLPHARHTRAQESNPRTDTSAVSLGMMVEVVEDRTRLDATIQQIGRPLELVMFHTHWGTNSGIFDPSLLQYVDERGGIPFITWEAWVPIYAGGVGVADQPTFSLANIVSGAFDTYIDSWATGLAAWGKPVLLRFGHEMNGDWYPWSAGANGNTPEQFIEAWIYLHDRFAAAGAENVFWVWSPFASAGDAEQGEIVPLDDVFPGDDYVDYVGASGFNWGDTPQPWGVAGWDTFSDIFEGIYAELQELSTRPVIIAETASAELGGSKADWITSAYLSEIPERFPAIEAVVWFNVLKETDWRIDSSVESLRAFVTAANSPQMQGTLVFG; this is encoded by the coding sequence ATGATCGAAACATCGATTTCTCGACGGACCGTCGTCCGCACGCTCCCTACCCTGCTCGCGCTGGGAACTCTCCCGCATGCGCGCCACACCCGTGCGCAGGAATCGAATCCGCGCACAGATACATCCGCGGTTTCGCTTGGCATGATGGTCGAGGTGGTCGAGGACCGCACCCGGCTGGACGCCACGATCCAGCAGATTGGCCGTCCACTGGAGCTGGTGATGTTCCACACGCATTGGGGCACCAACTCGGGGATTTTCGACCCCTCTCTGCTTCAGTATGTCGATGAGCGTGGAGGGATTCCGTTCATTACCTGGGAAGCCTGGGTGCCGATCTACGCCGGTGGCGTCGGTGTTGCCGATCAACCGACATTCTCGCTGGCGAATATCGTCTCCGGCGCATTCGACACCTACATCGACAGTTGGGCGACCGGTCTGGCCGCATGGGGCAAGCCGGTTCTGCTCCGGTTTGGGCATGAGATGAATGGCGACTGGTATCCCTGGTCTGCCGGCGCGAATGGCAACACGCCAGAACAGTTCATCGAGGCATGGATCTACCTTCACGACCGGTTTGCCGCCGCAGGCGCGGAGAATGTTTTCTGGGTCTGGTCGCCATTCGCGAGCGCCGGCGACGCCGAGCAGGGCGAAATCGTCCCGTTGGACGATGTCTTCCCCGGTGACGATTATGTCGATTATGTGGGGGCCTCGGGATTCAACTGGGGTGACACGCCGCAGCCTTGGGGTGTCGCCGGCTGGGATACCTTTTCCGACATCTTCGAGGGCATCTATGCCGAGCTGCAAGAGCTTTCGACGCGGCCCGTCATCATTGCTGAGACCGCCTCGGCTGAATTGGGCGGCAGCAAGGCGGATTGGATAACGAGCGCATACCTGAGCGAGATTCCCGAACGGTTTCCGGCCATCGAGGCAGTGGTCTGGTTCAACGTGCTCAAGGAGACCGACTGGCGCATCGATAGCTCGGTCGAATCGTTGCGGGCGTTCGTCACCGCCGCGAACAGTCCGCAGATGCAAGGCACGCTCGTGTTCGGCTAG